TTTCACTGCCCCTTGCTTCAAGAGATAAAGTTGAATTATGGCTTGACAACACTTGAATATAAATACGAAGGTCCATCAATACCGATAGCACCTCCTGTAACTTTGACAAACTTAAGCATAGAGTCATCAGATGTTTGCTCAGCTCTTGCATATATCTCCACTGAATTGCCCAGTACGGTGCGTCGACTGGAGATGCTGTCTCTAAAATGTGAAGAACTTGAGGTTCAGCTACATTTCGTCTTTCAGATTTCCAATATTTACATGCATCCCTATTGTTTGACTGGATTTATTTTGTAACTTCCATTTtgcgtgtgtgtgttagagagctATTATACCGGAGAAGCCTCGCAAATTTATCCATCTAAGGCACCTGAGATTGGAAATAACCTTTTTATCCCTGACGAAAAGGAAGTCCGATGCCCTTGATTTTGCCTCCCTTTTGGAGGCTGCTCCTTTAATGGAAAAGCTGGAGTTTCATGTAAGTCTGTCATTTCAACTTGTAatatgcatgtttttttacatatgACCTAGGCTGATCTCAGCAAATGGAATTTCCCTTACTTTTAACTGTGTAATATGCTGTTCCAATAAATCATCCCATTGATTTAAACAAATAGGGAGTCTACAAGCTTTAAATCTTTTGAGCCATTTAGACAAAGTTTTGGAAAGATATGCATTATATGTTACATATAAGGTGGCCGCAATATGTGAAATTAACAGTGATTGGGAAGTATGCTGAAATGGCACCATATATAGTGAGTCACTCTGTGCTTCGGTAAGAAGgctttgtgtgtgtgtatgtaggTGTAAGTTAGACTATGCGTAGAATCATGAGAGTTAGTGGAGCATTACGGTGACAATATAGATGATCTGTCAGTTGGGTTGAAAAAAAATTGACTGTATGTGAGTTGTGCAAAAGAGCAAGTAGACAGTATTGTTTCAGACATTTATGTCAGCACGGCTTGTCTTTCTTGTACGACTCATATACAGTACTATTATTTTTCCAGTCCAACCAATAGATCATCTCAGAACTTCCTACCCAGTGTTAGTGGACTACGCAGAACACTAGAACTTAGCCACTAAGCATAGcagttttttaatatatatttGCTTCTTGGGATGTAGAAAGTGAAATTGTGACACACATATATTTGGGGGGAATTTGTTTTCACTTGGGTGGTTGTCTGGGCTTGGGAGTGGTGCTTAGATGCATGCTTGTTGCTTTGACAGATGTGGATGGACTGTGAATGTGTACGATACCGCAAGCTTGATGGCAAGCTAAGGAGCCTACCTCCAAAGCCACATTCCCATCTCAAGTTGGTCGATATTACAGGATTTTATGGTGAGAAAGATCAACTGGAGTTTGCACTTTATATTTTGAGGAATTCTGTCGTGCTGGAGGCAATGACGATAGATCCAAAGCCAACTGTAGCTGCCGAGCAGTGTCGTCTGACATGGAAAAAAGACGGGTTTTCTTACGTGGATGGCTATAGAGTTTCGAAGAAATACCTTCTCAGGGCAGACCGCCGTGGTGTTGTTGACGTTGTAAAAGCCGGGCGTAAGGATATCGAAGCTCTGAGGAACGCTCCGTATAAGATGCCTCAAGAAGCTAAATAAGCTTTGTTTTCATGGAGCAGATCATCCTCAAGAAGCTAATTAAGCTTTGTTTTAATCGAACAGATGCCTGGTGTACCTGGTTGTTTAATACCTTTTCGTGTAGCTCGTTTTGTGGACATTTTTTTCCATGCATGACTCGCGCAGCCGCGTTTCCAGTTCAGTTTGGTTCCTAACTTCCCATGGTGTGTTTGCCGGTGTTTCTTCCATGTGTTCATCGGTGGTTCGTAATGCAGGTGGGATGATCATTCATTGTAGAACGCCCGTGCGCTCGGCTGGGCTGATTTGTACCTGCATCACTCACACAAGATTATGTATATTGAACTAATCAATTTCTATGTTTATGTACCAAACTAAGCATCCACGGCAACTTTATgttactagtagaaaaagggcctaatgtgaacggctatgcattagtaccggttcgccactaaccggtactaaagggatggTGGCAGGTTGGCGTCAGGCCGGGGGCCCACGAgcctctttagtgccggtttgtgacacaaattaggactaaaggtctaacctatagtctcGGTTTGTGTCACAAACGGGCATTAAAGGGGTCTTGACCTATAGTCCCGCTTGGAGagacaaaccggcactatagggcaatttccAAACTCCCCccttatcgccatttcagtttaaaaaaaacaaaaaaaaagtgatAAAAACTTTAGAAGTTAAAATCCTTTgggatgtagttatgttactacatctactagttaggaaatttaaaaacttaaatttggacatgttttgcaaaaaagtgtgacGAAAAAGTAAAACGACTATATTTTTTGCATACGATGCcgaaaaaagtataatatatcaaaatgttcagcacgaaaatccgcatccaattTTGACCGTTGTAGGccgttttgcaaatttttagaatcctcaaattctaaaaggaaaaaagatatgctcaaatttcaatttttttgaattttggtcaaactgtggtcaaactacttattcaggaaatattagtgttactaaataattattcaagaatattagtgttactaaataattatttcagttttttgaattttggtcaaatctggtcaaactacttattcaagaaatattagtgttactaaataattattgtttttttagaataatagtttcaaactcaaatagtgaaacgtgtgacctaatgctcaatcTAAACTCCTGAgcgttaataggattgacagcttactattgtcaggaaaacagcaagCGCAGATTTGGAAACTAGGGGAAATAGAACTCAGAGCTTAAGCGTGCTCAAGCTCGAGTAGTGAGAGGATGgttgaccggccgggaagttagacgatttggaatgagtgatccacacttgagcagttatgaagggtgattagagactaaatcgtcaaataattcaaaaaattgaaaatcgaaaaaaaaatcaattttttttcaaaaaataaaaatctttagtaccagttggtgttaccaaccgggactaaaggtcccccataccacggcgcgGGCTCGCaacacgtggtgggcctttagtggggggaggggctttagtctccaccctttagtgccggttcaaggcccttacgaaccagtaATAAAGCttagttttctactagtgtgtactAACCGTGTATTTTACTCGATAAAACAAGTGAACTCCGGTCACTACATGCAATATATGTACTCCTAAAGCCAACAAAGATATTTGAAAACGGAAGAGGCATGACAGGCTTTTTCTCTTCTAGGAGTCAAAAGATCTCTCAAAACTAAAGGACAGAACAAGCAAATCTCAGGTAGCTATGTTACTAAACGTTGCCAGACTCTGTTACTGCGGTGGCATATATATCCCAAAAGGTAATTGACAGAAATCCAAAATTTCTAGTTTGATACATGTGGTAGGCAATCCAaactatttaaaaaaacagaaataaagaagAGCAGAGAATTAGATAAAACAAGTGAACTAGTGAACATCCATAATTTCATATATAGGATGAGCCAAATTCAATACATAATCAGTACATGTACTCCTTCAAAAGCCACCAACCATGTCTAAAAACTGAAGGAACATGATGGGTGGGTCCCATGAGGTGGGATTTTTTTCGGGAAGACTGGGATAAGGAGAATCTGAGTTCGCATATACTCTTCGCAGCCTCCAAAAACATTTAGAGTGAACTCCAAAACTTTTTAAGAGGCTGTGGATATGGAGAATCTGCTAGAGCCCACGAGCGATGGTGAGTGATGGTGTGCCCTACAACTACATGTCTACAACAGAGTACACCGTACACCCAATTGACATACATTATAATCATCCAAGTCAGAGCTGGCAGTTCCCACATCATGTACAGACAGGATTTCATAGTATTTTCTCATTAAAATCTATCACTTAGCATTCCTCTGCAAGTGCATTACtttctccattcctaaatataagtctttttagacatttcaaatgaaatacaacatactgatgtatgtagatatattttaaagtgtagattcactcattttgcttcgtatgttgtCACTTGGTGagatctttagaaagacttatatttgggaacggagggagtagtttgtagCACATGTAATATATATACTTAAAAAGTAAGTAAATGACAACAAATTGAAAGCGTCCCCACCTTTAAGAAAAAAGAGAAACCAAGTATAGCAGATATAAACCAGATTCATCTCATATGGTCGTGTATCAAGTAGTACAGGTAATTAAGCTAACACATGATCCCAAGATGAGCATACTAAATTTCCAAGATTTAGTTGCTCCTCGGAAAGATCTCTAAAGGTGACAAGTGAGGATAAGAGACGACTTCAGCTCAGGTGGCTACATGTTAACTAACCTAACTTATCCAAGTTTACCCCGGAATGAGCACACTAAACTTTGGGAGACTTCGTTACTCTCTCCAGGATATCTCCTAAGACAGCAGGGCATGATCTTTTCAAGTGCACATACCCTTGGCTTGCAACCACACCACCCATTCTATTACAAGAGATGGCAAATTCAATGCAAGCATCTTTGAGCCCGCTGCAATGATACTGATCAGCCAGAGCTAACGTGGATGCGACAGTCTCGACAGTAAGACTTTTGCAGAGAGTGGCTTCACATATCATCTTCATTCTTTCCATGGCATACCGATCTGCGGCCACCAGTAAATGCTTAACCATGTCGTCATTCTCCTCACCGGGGTTGTCCAGGGAAGGAAATGAATCATTGTAGATGAAGTAAAGCAATTCCTTGAAAACAGCAGGCTGCATATCTTCCACGGTTATGTTCCGCGCCGTCCTGTCTCCCATCGGTCCATAAAGCTGGGCCTTGAAGACCGGTGACCGCATCGCAAGCAAGATCTTATGCGCATGGAAGGTCTCCCCTGTGACATTGAACGTCACATCTGTTTCCTCCTCCGTCTCTAGCCATTTTCCAAGATTATTTGCCAGGTCTGAGGGCGGCACCCGGATTTTAACGGTCTCCTCAACAAGTGGTTCCTTGATCACAGTGAGGGCACACTCGATCATGAGGCGGTCATCCCGCAGGAACGGAGACTTCTCTAGTTCGCTTCTCTTCTTCTTGAGCTGCTTGTTTCTCCCAACGATGGATGCGTTGTTGCTGGTGTCGAGGGAGTCGAACTCTGTCGGCGATTTCGGGCAGCACCTCCCCGTGGACAGGTCGATTTCATGGTTGACCAGCCTCAAGTCGTAGATCACCCTTGCCTTGGCGCCCTTGCTCAGGAGCTCCAGGTAGACTGACACGTGGTCCTCGCTCTCCTTGCTTGCGTCCCCGTCAGGGTAGTAGCGTATGCACCACTCGTAGCCGCCGACGGAGACGGGGTTGGACTGGATGAATTTGCCGGCGCCGATGCCCTTGTGCAGGCTGTAACCGGCGATCTCGAACACGAGCGTGGTCTCCGCCGTCGTTGGGGTGCACACCGACACCAACCTTTCTGTTGGCTTCTGGGATGCTGCCATTGGGAGGGTTTTGCGGCGGGGTGGGGATCAAAGGCGGCGGTGCCCGGAGTCGGAGAGCTGGGGATTGAGAAGCGTCGCGGCGGTCTGGGCGTGagacgggcggcggccggcgggatcGAACGGGGGGCGAGGGTTTTGGGCGAGCGACCGGGAGTCCGTGGAGAGGGTTTCTCCGCTCTGGTGCTGCTATGTTTCGTAGTCGCCGGCATTGGGTCGGGTCCCAGTTAAATGACTGCATCATGAGGCAGCCCAGGACGTGACGACCTACAACAACAATGGCTGACGGTGTGCACCACAACAAGAGTACAGATGAAACCCGGCTGACTTCGTAGTCCAAAAAGACTAAAGCCCGGACGATTTTCACAAGGAAACGGCACGAAAGTAAGTAATCACCAGCTGTTGTAAGCACATCacaattactccctctgtaaagaaatataagagtgtttagatcactattttagtaatctaaacatAAATAGTGATGAGGCGACTAgggttccccctcccctcctcccgccGTCGCCGGCCCTCCCGCCGCCTCCGGCCTCCGGCCCCGCACCCCACCTCCGCCCCCTTCCTCCCTCCCCACTCCCCCGTCCAGacctgcctcgcgccgcctccccgggaggtAGCCGGGGCGGAGCTCGTGCCCCTCTTCCGCGGGCCCCCTCCTCCCCCTTTTCctctcgccgccgcccgcgccggcacgggtggttccggcggcggcgggccttcCCTTTCCCCCACGCGCGTGCTCCCTTCCCggggcagggaggcggcggcggtgcagctCGGCGTGGCTGCGGTTCGGCTGCCCTGCGGCGACGGCCGGCGGCAGGCGTGCTGTCGGCACCGCTCCTTGGCGGtcgggcggcgtggtggtgctgggTGGCCGTCGTCGCgaccccggcccagatctgg
This region of Triticum aestivum cultivar Chinese Spring chromosome 2D, IWGSC CS RefSeq v2.1, whole genome shotgun sequence genomic DNA includes:
- the LOC123049597 gene encoding BTB/POZ and MATH domain-containing protein 1-like, with the translated sequence MAASQKPTERLVSVCTPTTAETTLVFEIAGYSLHKGIGAGKFIQSNPVSVGGYEWCIRYYPDGDASKESEDHVSVYLELLSKGAKARVIYDLRLVNHEIDLSTGRCCPKSPTEFDSLDTSNNASIVGRNKQLKKKRSELEKSPFLRDDRLMIECALTVIKEPLVEETVKIRVPPSDLANNLGKWLETEEETDVTFNVTGETFHAHKILLAMRSPVFKAQLYGPMGDRTARNITVEDMQPAVFKELLYFIYNDSFPSLDNPGEENDDMVKHLLVAADRYAMERMKMICEATLCKSLTVETVASTLALADQYHCSGLKDACIEFAISCNRMGGVVASQGYVHLKRSCPAVLGDILERVTKSPKV